The following proteins are co-located in the Aeromicrobium phoceense genome:
- a CDS encoding AAA family ATPase, with product MRIHQVTMTGFGPFRDTQTVDLDAFADHGIFLITGRTGAGKSSILDAIVYALYDSAPRYAAAGGKQVRSTHCEPNDPTRVELVFSAAGRTYRVVRTPEYLRPKVRGTGMTPEKATAELSVRQGDEWVGLAAQPRTVGEELHEILPLRCDQFLQVVLLAQGQFQRFLVASSEERQRLLRTLFRSERFSDYDTELQRRAGELRQELRAAESGIASTISTLAQHAGQEAPAEADEAWIAQVLVAFDADVELAKADLDQATKEVEAAAELLQQATELAERQRRLASATEAMALVVEQAPRIAADRLRRDLAVAAQSVEVAHRARVSAAGRAEQATAGLVAAEARFAEAVDGPPPADLAAHRDALTADLAVLTARLADEQELERLRALSATLTEQLDDLALRADDLTVQCRHHDAVLEREIDVTPEQAGSALERLRAELDLARKRATAERHLAEAQLEELKCGKARTAASTALDSLNERRLAEYAGTLAQELVAGEACAVCGSAEHPVPAALADDHVTEDALDRAREAFDRADHLARRAGEQAAALRATVQGWAEVRPLDELTAAVTEAEAVLTRAEQAEQERVSSRAAKERIEAALADLSVQRATVEQRAVATDQQVAALATTVARVRGASGSVVERIAVVTGHVEATAQLIEARATERTARERLRECDETFATTLDHHGFADEDEFLETRLDASAIAELTRRIEGHEALRVASQTALAAPELQDLPAEPADVARPQEVHTQAREVCRVATERHGAAKESAATANRVAAAIRREWATHAEARASYEVLDRLARSLHGESPNTRRMRVESYVLAAELEQIVAAANLRLHAMSSGRYALERSDVTATRGSNSGLEVRVRDDYTGVTRSPESLSGGEKFLASLALALGLAEVVTNRAGGITLDTLFIDEGFGSLDAETLEVAMHTLDALRQNGRTIGLISHVETMKERIPAQLAVERTVDGWSRVQARA from the coding sequence ATGAGGATCCACCAGGTGACGATGACGGGGTTCGGTCCGTTCCGCGACACCCAGACGGTCGACCTCGACGCGTTCGCCGACCACGGGATCTTCCTGATCACCGGCCGCACCGGCGCGGGCAAGTCCAGCATCCTCGACGCGATCGTCTACGCCCTCTACGACTCGGCTCCGCGCTACGCCGCCGCGGGCGGCAAGCAGGTGCGCAGCACGCACTGCGAGCCGAACGACCCCACCCGGGTGGAGCTGGTCTTCAGCGCGGCCGGCCGCACCTACCGTGTCGTGCGCACCCCCGAGTACCTGCGGCCCAAGGTGCGCGGCACCGGGATGACGCCCGAGAAGGCCACCGCCGAGCTGTCCGTGAGGCAGGGGGATGAGTGGGTCGGCCTCGCCGCCCAGCCCCGCACGGTCGGCGAGGAGCTGCACGAGATCCTGCCGCTGCGCTGCGACCAGTTCCTCCAGGTCGTCCTGCTCGCCCAGGGTCAGTTCCAGCGCTTCCTGGTGGCCTCCAGCGAGGAGCGCCAGCGGCTGCTGCGCACGCTCTTTCGCAGCGAGCGGTTCAGCGACTACGACACCGAGCTGCAGCGGCGCGCCGGCGAGCTGCGCCAGGAGCTGCGCGCGGCGGAGTCCGGCATCGCGTCCACGATCTCCACGCTCGCCCAGCACGCGGGGCAGGAGGCTCCCGCCGAGGCCGACGAGGCGTGGATCGCCCAGGTCCTCGTCGCCTTCGACGCCGACGTCGAGCTGGCGAAGGCCGACCTCGACCAGGCCACGAAGGAGGTCGAGGCGGCCGCCGAGCTGCTTCAGCAGGCCACCGAGCTGGCCGAGCGCCAGCGTCGCCTCGCCAGCGCCACCGAGGCGATGGCCCTCGTCGTCGAGCAGGCGCCCCGGATCGCGGCCGACCGCCTCCGGCGCGACCTCGCCGTGGCGGCGCAGTCGGTCGAGGTCGCCCATCGCGCCCGCGTCTCCGCAGCCGGTCGTGCCGAGCAGGCCACGGCCGGTCTGGTCGCCGCCGAGGCACGCTTCGCCGAGGCCGTCGACGGCCCGCCGCCGGCCGACCTCGCCGCCCACCGCGATGCCCTCACCGCCGACCTCGCCGTGCTCACGGCGCGGCTCGCGGACGAGCAGGAGCTGGAGCGGCTGCGCGCGCTCTCGGCCACCCTCACCGAGCAGCTCGACGACCTCGCGCTGCGCGCCGACGACCTCACGGTCCAGTGCCGCCACCACGACGCCGTCCTCGAGCGCGAGATCGACGTCACGCCCGAGCAGGCCGGCTCCGCCCTCGAGCGGCTGCGCGCCGAGCTCGACCTCGCTCGCAAGCGGGCCACCGCCGAGCGCCACCTCGCCGAGGCCCAGCTCGAGGAGCTGAAGTGCGGCAAGGCCCGCACGGCCGCGTCCACGGCCCTGGACTCGCTCAACGAGCGTCGCCTCGCCGAGTACGCCGGCACCCTGGCCCAGGAGCTCGTCGCCGGCGAGGCCTGTGCCGTCTGCGGCTCGGCCGAGCACCCCGTGCCCGCCGCCCTGGCCGACGACCACGTCACCGAGGACGCGCTCGACCGCGCCCGGGAGGCGTTCGACCGGGCCGACCACCTGGCCCGGCGGGCGGGCGAGCAGGCCGCGGCGCTGCGTGCCACCGTGCAGGGCTGGGCCGAGGTCCGCCCCCTCGACGAGCTCACCGCGGCGGTGACCGAGGCCGAGGCCGTGCTGACTCGCGCGGAGCAGGCCGAGCAGGAGCGCGTGAGCTCGCGGGCCGCCAAGGAGCGGATCGAGGCCGCGCTCGCCGACCTCAGCGTCCAGCGGGCCACGGTCGAGCAGCGCGCCGTCGCCACCGACCAGCAGGTCGCCGCGCTGGCCACCACCGTCGCGCGCGTCCGGGGCGCGTCCGGATCGGTCGTCGAGCGCATCGCGGTGGTCACCGGCCACGTCGAGGCCACGGCCCAGCTCATCGAGGCCCGGGCCACGGAGCGCACGGCGCGCGAGCGGCTCCGCGAGTGCGACGAGACGTTCGCCACCACGCTGGACCACCACGGCTTCGCCGACGAGGACGAGTTCCTCGAGACGCGCCTCGACGCCTCCGCGATCGCCGAGCTCACCCGCCGCATCGAGGGGCACGAGGCGCTGCGGGTCGCCAGCCAGACCGCCCTCGCCGCACCCGAGCTGCAGGACCTGCCCGCCGAGCCGGCCGACGTCGCACGCCCGCAGGAGGTCCACACGCAGGCGCGCGAGGTGTGCCGGGTCGCCACCGAACGCCACGGCGCGGCGAAGGAGAGCGCCGCCACCGCCAACCGCGTGGCTGCGGCGATCCGCCGTGAATGGGCCACCCATGCCGAGGCGCGCGCCTCGTACGAGGTGCTCGACCGGCTCGCGCGGTCGCTGCACGGCGAGTCGCCCAACACCCGACGCATGCGGGTCGAGAGCTACGTGCTCGCCGCCGAGCTCGAGCAGATCGTCGCCGCGGCGAACCTGCGCCTGCACGCGATGTCGAGCGGCCGCTACGCCCTCGAGCGCAGTGACGTCACCGCCACCCGCGGGTCCAACTCGGGGCTCGAGGTCCGAGTGCGCGACGACTACACGGGGGTCACACGCAGTCCCGAGTCGCTCTCCGGCGGTGAGAAGTTCCTCGCCTCACTCGCGCTGGCCCTCGGCCTGGCCGAGGTCGTCACCAACCGGGCCGGCGGCATCACCCTGGACACCCTGTTCATCGACGAGGGCTTCGGGTCGCTGGACGCCGAGACGCTCGAGGTGGCGATGCACACGCTCGACGCGCTGCGCCAGAACGGCCGCACGATCGGACTGATCAGCCACGTCGAGACGATGAAGGAGCGGATCCCCGCCCAGCTCGCCGTCGAGCGCACCGTCGACGGGTGGAGCCGCGTGCAGGCGCGGGCCTGA
- a CDS encoding TetR/AcrR family transcriptional regulator produces the protein MEDDGLLSLLPDRLDLPRGRSALSKSAVEASRRGRIMQATLDEVAESGYHATTVAAITKRAHVSRTSFYDAFTDKEDAFASAHWSASDLAVARVWEPTLSRPDLDFDDRIASVLTAYVEVLESARSFTICFFVEILAAGERLALQREQMLDRHVEILLELAKASRASDPTIRLHDPEVVRGLIGAFDQLAARRVRCRRHGESLDLQSVVAPVTQIVRAVMHDT, from the coding sequence GTGGAGGACGACGGACTGCTGAGCCTGCTGCCCGATCGCCTCGACCTGCCCCGGGGACGCTCGGCCCTGTCGAAGTCGGCGGTGGAGGCCTCCCGCCGTGGGCGGATCATGCAGGCCACGCTCGACGAGGTCGCCGAGTCGGGCTACCACGCGACCACCGTCGCCGCGATCACCAAGCGCGCCCACGTCTCGCGCACCTCGTTCTACGACGCGTTCACCGACAAGGAGGACGCCTTCGCCAGTGCCCACTGGAGCGCGAGCGACCTGGCCGTGGCGCGCGTGTGGGAGCCCACGCTCTCGCGCCCCGACCTGGACTTCGACGATCGCATCGCGAGCGTCCTCACGGCCTACGTCGAGGTCCTCGAGTCCGCTCGATCCTTCACGATCTGCTTCTTCGTCGAGATCCTTGCCGCGGGGGAGCGCCTGGCCTTGCAGCGTGAGCAGATGCTGGACCGCCACGTGGAGATCCTGCTCGAGCTCGCGAAGGCCTCCAGGGCCAGTGACCCCACGATCCGGCTGCACGACCCCGAGGTCGTGCGCGGGCTCATCGGAGCCTTCGACCAGCTCGCGGCGCGACGGGTGCGCTGCCGGCGCCATGGGGAGAGTCTGGACCTGCAGTCGGTGGTGGCGCCGGTCACCCAGATCGTCCGCGCCGTGATGCACGACACGTGA
- the soxR gene encoding redox-sensitive transcriptional activator SoxR: MTVLLTPSQVAERAGVAVSALHFYEREGLITSTRSAGNQRRYTRDVLRRIAFIRTSQRVGISLAEIREALSTLPVDRAPTKADWPRLPRRWRTSLDERIARLQRLRDDLDGCIGCGCLSLKRCRLQNPDDTLGAQGPGARLLDPS; this comes from the coding sequence ATGACCGTCCTGCTCACTCCGTCCCAGGTCGCCGAACGTGCCGGCGTCGCGGTCTCGGCGCTGCACTTCTACGAGCGCGAGGGCCTCATCACGTCCACGCGCAGCGCGGGCAACCAGCGGCGCTACACCCGCGACGTCCTGCGCCGGATCGCCTTCATCCGCACGTCGCAGCGGGTGGGCATCTCGCTCGCCGAGATCCGCGAGGCGCTCTCGACGCTGCCGGTGGACCGGGCGCCGACGAAGGCCGACTGGCCGCGCCTCCCCCGCCGCTGGCGCACCTCGCTCGACGAGCGCATCGCCCGCCTGCAGCGGCTGCGCGACGACCTCGACGGCTGCATCGGGTGCGGGTGCCTCTCCCTGAAAAGGTGCCGCCTGCAGAACCCCGACGACACTCTCGGGGCGCAGGGACCGGGCGCCCGCCTGCTCGACCCGAGCTGA